The Plasmodium knowlesi strain H genome assembly, chromosome: 12 sequence CAGAAGAAGCTGTTCCATGGTGAACAAACAAAATGGTACTTTTAGGAACGTGGGTTCAGGGACCAACCCTTCCTCTTACGATATTTTCGATCATCTAGAGGATCCTACGCTAtgtgaaattttaaattttccaattATGAAATTCTTCACTAggggtgaaaggaaaagaaggagtgaaaataatatctctggggaggaaaaaatatttccatggAATGGATCAAGGGATAATGAGGGCATGAAGGGAAAGGACCCGCCAAAAGAGAACTCACAAactgaacaaaaaaacaacagaACATGTAGTACAAGAGGGAAAGTAATTGAAGGGGAGTATTCACCAGAAGAAGacaaagaggagaaaaaagaatgtgccCACATGAACAACACAGATGAAGATATCCAAGCGAttcgaaaaaataacaaccaTAAGACAATTATTAGAAGTGATGACCATCCCCTAAATTTAATCCTATACAAACGAGACGTTAAGAACAATTCTTATGGAAAAATCTTGTTAGATGTTTTAacagaaagaaatgaaaagaaaaaacttttcGATCTTTGTGGAGACATGAGATTATTGGACCATTTAACATGGCcactttatttaaaaaaatgcctttttATGTTGCTCTACGTAATGAATCACTCTTTTCTTGTTGAGTATGATGACAGAGAGGAGTCGGAAGAAGAAGACTCAAGTGAATTAACTCCCAATGGACAGAACTATCCTTCTGGAGAGATGAATTTATCATGCAGACGATGTGTTTCCTCCATAGACAATGATAATTATGACGAGAATGAAAagatagaaagaaaaaccaTCTCTGAATGTTGTAGAGAATTACAAgatgtaaaaatgaagaggtaTATACTGAGTTGGGTTCCAAATGAGGATGATAATTTTGATAGGGAAACATCTTGTAGAAATGATATGTTAGCCATTTTGGATTTCCTCTGTGAAGAAAATGCCACCTTTGAAATGTTAAGTACAAATCAGAAAATGGATCTTCTcagtttttttataaatgcaATAAAATGTAGTACTGTTGAACGTGAAAGAGAAAACGGTGAAGAAGAGCACTTGAAAAAGGTAAATAGAAGTGTCGCTCTGGAGAAAAACATGGAAGGTACATCTAGGAGTGCGTTAAATAAGATTCCATCTACTGACATACCTACAAATGGAACACCAAGCAATGGAAAATCTGAAGTGAACAAGGAACGAGAAGACATAAGGAGTAACCACTCAGATGAAGAAAGAAGCTATGTCGAAGAGGTGGGTAAATATTTTAACGTTAAAGTACATCTCCTTGGAAAGGATAGACACTGCAACAAGTACTACATTTTTGGAGAAATCCTCGGGTGTACAGATTGTATATATGTTGAGTCCGTCAATGAATGTGGACCTGTCCATGAACCCCCTCCAAATGAATCGCCAGATAGGATAAAGAACCCACACGAAGAAGGACACATCACATCTACACCGAATAACCATTTCCCCGGAGACTTAAACCCACCAAAAGGGAGAACCCAAATTGGCTACATTGAAGGAGTCGATAACATAACTCGTTTTGTGgaacttttttccccttcatccGTAGAAGAAACGGAACTGAAAAGGAAACTCGTTCAGTTGAAGAAGGCATTAGTAACAACGTGTCAAGTGGTCCAGGTGGAGAATCCATCAGAAGAAAGTGCCAGTATGAAAAATCCAACCAATggtaacatatatatagagggagaaaaaaagaactcaaACAGGGGTTCATCGAGAGGAGAAAACCAAAGTGCACAGGAGGAAGTGAATTTGTCCACCAACATACAgtataaaaattgtaaaaaatgccGCGAAGTAAGGAAgcaggagaaaaggaaagaggtAGCAGAACAGGGTGACAAATGCCCAATAGTGAAGGAGAACATAGGAAATAAGCACAGAGATGTGTATCGAAGCGGAGAGGGAGAAtctcaaaaaaatataaggaaaTCCCCTTCGGatagtgaaaaaattatgttggACCAGATACTCTGTGTGATGGAAAAGCTGCtctattttgtaaaaaaaacgaaaatggTTTTGAACGAATGCATACAAGAAAAATTTGGGAAGTTGGTAGACAACTTCATCCTAATGACGATAAGGATATTTGTAAAGGATAAGCTAAGGAATAATCTTAGTTTAATTTTTATAGATTTTGTAGATGTGATGGAAAATAtagaaacattttttttccaacacccgtattgtttttttttgaagaaaaggtGGAGAAAAGAGTTGCGAAAATTATGGGAAAACGACATGCAATTTTTGAAGTGTCTATTTCGACGAGGCCTCAAAGACATAAACGTTTTGGATGTAGTTCCCACATTGtgcttttattttaattattttgtaaCCTACgggttgaaggaaaaagctaTCCACATGTACAGGAAATACGGCTTGACTGGGATGGTATCCGAGTTGGAGGATTTAGGCGGGGGGGCTACTACTGCTCAACGTAAGTTACAAACTCTGAGGAAGGTTCGATCCATGCTGAAGGGTAGTCTTGGGGTTGCAGCCAAGGGATCGAGAGAGGACATCCAAGGAGATACTGAGGTATGCCCTGAAAATTGTTTCCAGGACGAAAACATAAGTGATGTACTGAGCGATATATGCGAACTTCTGCCCTACAAGGTAGACGGAAGGTACATATATTTCAAGGAGGGACATTTAAAACACATGGAGATACTTTTCaacaaaaatttgtttttttcagaaGGGAATAATTTAGAAAAGATAAATACTACAGAGATCGTCGAGGTGAGggatataaaaatgtttttgaTTCCAAAGGGAGACCTATGGAAGTTGGGAAATTGGAAAGAGGGTGCCTCTTCGGGGGAAAACGTAGAATGTACACAGAATGGAAACCCGAAGGAAATGTCTACAGATTTATCGGAAATCATACGAACAGACCAAACGAAGGAAAACGGTCTAGGAGAAGAAGCGCAGACAAGATATTCTCTcaatggaaaggaagaattatCAAACGAAACGAACAGATCAGCTACCTATCATACAGATTACTACATATTGCGAGAAGGgttattaaaaattaaggaagcagtggaaaggaaaaaatggggcccgccaaataaatataatacattGTATTTGAAACCAATGGAACAGTATACAAAAGTTTTAGAGGCACAAATGTGTAGTAGTTTTTTAAGTCCCAATTTTGGGACATTCGTAGATGTAAAAAGTGAGGTGATGAGGGAGGTAGGTActggtgaaaataaaatccgGGGAGCACCCTCCGTGCATTGCAAGAAGCAAGAGGAAACCTTCGTCTATGTGTGCCAACTGCATTGTGTAATATATCCACGTGATGACCTAGAGGAAGGTAGTGAAGAATATATGAGGCAGATACAAGAACCATACGTTCTATGCGAAAGGTACATTTACGCTCAGTGGAAGTTCCTTACTCTGAACTTATGTTTTACCGAAAATATGCacaccattttttatatctttCCCTTGAGTCGATCGGCTCTTTCCTCTCCCTGTTGGAGTACTCCCATGTGTACACAAGGATGGATGACCGAAGGGACTTCAAATGCGGAATGATGTGAATACCTCTTAAGCGGGTAAGCCTAGTTCAATGTGGCTACTTTCTGTAGGCCTTCTTGGGTAATGTGCCCAGTTCGGCTGTGCTGTAGTCAGGGCTTGTACAAATTGGATGGATCCGTAAATCGAGAAACTGCAAAGGCGAACTTATTTCCCAAATCGTGACCACAGAAAGCGCACCATACCAAAGCGTAACACATTTTATGCGCACACACAGAGGTGTAGGTGTGCCCCTCGACTGTTTATTTATAGGGccctttttcctctccatctatccatatataatatatatatgtagccATTTCATTTACTGTCCCCTTTTACAGGggtgtttattttatctaCTATTTATGTACTATTTATCtactatttatttatttatttatttatttattttattattttatatatatatatatatataattaaagaaCTGCTCTTAAAATGAATGCAGCAGAACGTTCAACAAATTATACCACGGGCACAGCACCTATGGGAGACACGCTTATTATGTTAAGTTAGAGCTGCTTGCACAGAGCAACGTTTTTGGTACCTCTCACGTGCACTGCCAGCCGGACGGGTAACACtggaagggaaaatattcttttgcCCAACGTAGCGACGTAATTTTCGCTCTGTTCTggaattaggaaaaaaaaaaaaaaaaaaaaaaaaaaaatgcaacttcCGCccgaatgggaaaaatgaaacgatatattttttttttttttaatggagaaggagaaagaaaaatctaAATTAATATAATGattgtgtacatttttttggagATAAAACTGGGTGACCACGTGgagttatatttttcacattctcTAACGACCATGCCACGCTGCATATGACGCGCTTCCCCAAGTGTTCAGGAAGAAACCACGCCCCCATAATTTTTACGAAGAAAActgtggaaaataaaaacacttGAATGATTTGAAAGCGCCAAGAGGGGAATATTTAAGGAGACCCAATTGTGTATCAAATGAGGCAGAAAATTATAcaagaggaataaaaaaaaaaaaaaaaaatttcacttaTTTTTCCCAAGGTAGTTCGCCTACTAAGCACAATTTAACCTAATTGACATGGTCCTCATATTTCTCTCAACTTTAACCACCCATCCTCCCATGTATTCTCCGCACTTGTAAGAGATATGCTTTAGAGGTGGAAGCATGTATCGTGCATCAGGTTATCTAAAACTGTTCTCAACTGTATGCGCCTTAACATTTATTTTGCTAAGTGGATATCATCACTGTGCGTACGAgaaggagaataaaaatgtagatTTCTTTTCCGAGGCGCACGAGCTCCTTGACCAGGGGGAGTACGCGAAGTCCTTCGCCTTCCTGAGGACATGCGTGCATTACGATATAAGGTAGGTCTCCATACGAGTGTGAATGTGTCACATCACTGTATTACACCGACATGGCATCCTCACGTTTGCTACCTCCGTCTTATGGCGCCGCTAAAACACCTAACATAATCAACACTGCTAACATCGCTAAGGCAGACAACACTGCTAGGGCAGATACAACACTGCTAGGGCAGATACAACACTGCTAGGACAGATACAACACTGCTAACACTGCTGtcgctccccccccctcccccgtAGGTGCCTAACGTTGAGCGGAGTGTTCTACTACCTGGGGTTAGAACCCGTGGAGAGAGACGTTATCAACGCGCTGTACATATGGAAGGTGTGCGCAGACTATGGGAGCGCTGATGCGCAGTTCTACCTAGGAATTATGTACTCTAATTATTTCTCCCTGCCAAACTTGTATTCCTACTATGTGGAGGAGTCGAAAATTGAGGACACCTTCGTTTTGTGGAGAGTGTATCTTCGTTTGGAAGGGGTCTATTTGAGGAGAAGCGTGATTTACTGTTTACGAGGAGAAGGCGCTAAATGCCAGGTGCGGGAgaaagatgaagaggaaaatgcaaaagacACCAGTGAAGATGGACAGATATTTAGAACACCCCCAGTGGTGACACTcacaaaaaacaacaaactAACtgtgaaggtaaaaaatattagaTATAACACAGATGAATTAAAATGGTACTTTGACAATATAGAGAATTTTCCCAATAGGGATTacctggaaaaaaatgaaaagaaagtaaaTTTCACGAGGAATCATAGCTTAAGTTTGCTATATTTGTACAGTAGTAGTTTGGCTAAGCATCCAGGAAGTACTTTATCCTTAGGAATAAGATACATGAATGGTTATGGTGTGGAGAAAAATTGCGAAACTGCATCTAGATACTTTCTAAAGCTAACGAGCGAGATCATTAATGCAGATAATAGAACCCATTTCGAAATGACTGATTTGATCAAGCTAAGTATACCTCATTATGATCAGTACAATATGaataatagaaaaattaaaaatatagaacTGTTTCTAGAAACGTCTCTACATGATAACCACAGAATTCTAACAATGATTGCACGTAGGTACCTCATAGGAATAGACGGGGTAGAAAGAAATTACAAGAAAGCACTTGCCTATCTAACCAGAGCAGCAAAATATGATAACTCCGAGGCCATATCCTTATTAGGGTATATTCACCTGCTAGGATTAGGTGTAAAAATTGACTATAGTAAAGCTACTGATTATTTTATTAGGGGGAATAAGTTAAATGACCCCTTGAGTTATAATGGGTTAGGATATATACATTTCTTCGGTTTAGgttcttttaaaaagaatactCATTTGGCATTTTACTACTTCGACTTAGCCGCAAAGAGTAACTTATCATCGGCACAGTTTAATCTAGCGTGCCTATATTTAAGTGGTGTCGGAATTGCACAATCTTTCCATAACGCTTTCTACTGGTTCTATAAAGCGCTAAATAATGGTAATGTGCTAGCTGCGTATACTGTAGGGTTTATGCATTACAATGGGATCATCATCAACAGAAATTGTAAAGTAGCTTTGTCCTTGATGGCTAAGGTAGCCGAAAATAACTCGTTCATTTTGAGCACctcaaataaaattattagaTATACAGAAAAAGGCAGAATCAAGGAGGCTTTGTTCCTTATGGCACAACTCGCCGAAACGGGTAACGTCCAGGCACAGATTGGCATATCTCAAAATATTAACAATTCTAAGTTTGCTCTGTTCTTACCCGCCAATGATAAAGCAAAGAAGGTTTATGCCAGCAGGTACCTCGCCATGGCATCAGAGAACAACGACTTTAAATCCCTCTTCACTCTTGGAGATTACGCCTATCAGGGACATGGCTTGTACGTACGCATATTTCCCAAGAACGGTTTGCCTTTTGACGAGCTCTACGATGTGAACCGTGACGAGTATCTCTTCCGCTTCGATGCAGCCAAGCAgacaaaaaaggatgaacagTTTGACGAGGTTAAGAAGGATAAGCAGTTTGTCATGGCGACCAGGGCTATGACAGATGAAATATCGAGTCTAGACACTCCCCCGAACGAAATATACTCTGCAGACTTCGTTGACGAACAAGGCCTTATCTTTAACGACCGTTGGCGATTCAACTACGGATTAAAGTTCTCCTTCAACGAGGTAGATTACAACCTAGCCTATCACCATTACAAAAGCATTATTTCGCACTACCCCAACAATTTTTATGTGATCCAAACCATATCAAAGGCCTGCTACAACTTAGGCTTCATGCATTACTACGGAATAGGGGTGGCCAAAAATATTCAGAAGGCCCTAGCCTATTTCAATTCCTCTATTAAAATTTACCCCACGCATAAGGCCCCCTCCGTTCTGTTTGTGCTCTATATAATGTTTAACAAGCATTTGTATAACTTCAAAAAGAAGTTTAAGCACCTCAAGTGGTTCTTGCCCCTGTAACgcggggaggaaaaaaaccctcccacaaaattaaaaaaaaaaaaaaggagaaacgtTATGAGGTTTCTAAAAACGACGAAGACATCACATGGGGAACGCCACAAAATTTCCTACAATTCATATCCCATTGGGACTAATTTTCCCATATGCAACTCAATTTGTCGCTatctttttccaaaaaaaaaaaaaaaacgtaaattTGGCCCGTCCTGACATCTCTCTCCAATGGAAAAATTTGAACTTAATTTATGGAGGCACACTTTAACCGTCACAAGGgggtttcccctttttcctaGCGGGGACaggaacgaaaaagaaaaagagaaaactcTAGTGATACATTTAGAGACAATGTACACCAAGAGATCCACCTCGCTGAGCATTTAACTagtacaacattttttttttttttttttttttttatccccatTTGAGCATTTTTCAGTTGTTCATAGATATTTCCctgtttgtttattttggGCCTATATGCTTACCCATTTTTTAGCATATAAATTTTACCTTacggaaggaaaattaaacCTCCGCAGGATGCAGAACAAATGAAGCGAGGGCAAATATATGTGAACCCCTACGTCTTCAGTGCCTTGGAATAGTTTTGCAAATAAACGAAACGAGGGTAGACCCCTACACGTGTGCAGATATACCCCAAATGTTGAATAAGGATATACCTTTTACTGGGAGGAGTTATGGACGCCTCCACTCGGAGGGGAGTAAAACTGGCTATAATTGAATCACATGTACAAGTAATTGgccaaaaaaattgaagtatCACGCGAAAAAATGCGCCAGGTTCCAGTTAGACATATATTTTTGGCGGCATGCTTGCAATTACAATACTAttagttctttttctttttttttttctctttctttttgattTATCACGCGAAGACTATTTGATGGCGAATTTACAACTGTAACACGGCACATGCAATGTCGGGGCgtgtatccttttttttttgcgtgcgaatttgtaaaaaaggcGAATCTCCAATATTGTATGAACAACGAAGGGTTCCTCTTCCCTTGGGGGAACGATTTTCAAATAAAGTCGCACGAACGGAATGTTATTTATGTAGAAGGGCATGCGCATATGTACTACCCAAAGATATGTTGTATATTTATGCGGCACGCCCTGTCATTTGGTCAGCACTGTGACGGcatagcttttttttttttttttttttttctttgcgttGAGGTtgattttacaaaattagAATTTTGCGTGCACGCATTTTTTGGTTTAAAAGGTAAGAAGTTTAATAATTAAcccattttgttgttttaatttttgcaattttttttattttcgctaTTTTTGTGATACTTAATTGTTTCGTTTTATCTTGATTtcccctcattttttttttttttttttttttttttttttgttctgcgGAGCAAATATGTTTCTAATGCGGCAATAGCAAATAAGACAATAGAGGCCGAAAACATGCTTTAAAAATTActcaacttttttttgctttaagAGATAGCAATAAAATGTAAGCATATTATTGAATTACTGGcaaggaagataaaaataagaaaaaatacatattgCTAAGAGGAACTTTTGTGtactacatatatttatataattgTGTTGTTTAGGTGTGgtgaatgaaaaatgaaaagtgcgttttttgtttaaattagagaagagaaatgttaaaaaacaagaagggaaaagaaatgtatatgtacgttttAGTACCATATTTTATGAgataataatttattttaatatttttcgctattttctcattttactgctatttatttatttttttttgttgtttatttatttgtttattattattattattttcgcAACGTTAATGGCGCTAATGTCAAGtaatagagaaaaaatctTTAGCGCAAAGATTATGCTTTTAAGAGAAGGCAAAGTTGggcagaaaaataaaacgcatataaataataagtATGATGGAACGTATGGGCGTGCATATTAATGTACATGGATGCGTGCTTACTGAAGATAACTCCTTCGCGAAGGGGAGGTAGCGCatattcctttcttcactTGCTCATTTTAACGCATTCAAatatcctttccttttaataTTATAGAGTAGTTGTCGACAAAACATTGCACAAGAGCTGTTTCGCAGAGCATTCAAAATTCATTTCGAGCGTAATCCCACATTCTGCATGAAATATGTGcgaatatatatgcatacatatatatacacatttatgttccccttttaaaaattccccACTTTGATTAATCCATAGCGCATATTACGTATAGGGGAAGGTGACACAGAAACGCTCGTTATACACCACGTGAGCGAGCGCAGCCCCCTGTAAATGCTACTACAGGGACATTTATACACACGCTTTCGTTTTCGTGTTTATGCACGCTTGTACATGTCCGTGCatatttttacctttaactaCGCGCACACGAATTTGTCGAGTCTCGTGCAGACGGGGAAAACACGCACAAGTCGGTCATCCGTATGCACAGCGTAGTGCAGTGCAATACATAACATGGCACATACAGTGTACATTTTTCCCAATTGCATAAAAGGCACCGCGCTGGTGAGTAAGCCGCTCGACATCCAGTAGCGATAAAGACACTATAAGAGGCCAGCAAGCGACATAAACGAAACGAACAAAACAAACGCTGCAAAAATACTGAACGGAATTAAGCAAAAAGAACGCGCCGGGCAATATTTGCTAAAGGGGGagcaagaaataaaaattaaaaataaaccgCAAACAATCAAACAAACGATTAAAACAACAAATCATCGAACAGATGaacaaagtaaaaaaaaaaaaaaaaaaaaaaaaaaaaaaaaaaaaaaaaacgtaacaAAGATACACGCACATGCGAGAACATACAATTTGCATAATTAtgcaaaaagcaaaacaaaactGAATTAAAAAGGGTTACGTGAAACATGCCGATTGAAACGCACACAACGACTGAGTGgcgtaaaaattaaaacgagCGCAACGAGCACAACCACCAAAGCGGCAGAACTCACAGAACATCAGAGCGCAGGAAACACGCCTAATCGTAAAGGGGGGCGAAGTGGGACCAAACGAACGTGGGACCTTTCGCCGAAGAAATGAAGACCCATTAGGGATGACAAAGCACAGCTGCTCATCTTCATGCAACTGTACACTGCAGAAAGCTCCACCCAGTTGCAATAACCCCCCAGCCAGCTTTGCAAAACCGTCGCTTCTGTGAAGAGGATACGCAAGCCCAATgagctagcttttttttttttttttttttttttcttttttttttcactttattatttttttattttatttttttttgcctgaccCATTCATACAATTTTTAGTATAATGAAAATCAATGGCTACTATCGAAAAAGGTAACAGAAATGGCGAACATGAAACAGAGgccttttacaaaaatgaaagaaaaggcaaGACCAACAAAGTAGAAGCGTTCAAtgtgaatgaagaaaaaaaagaagtcgAAAGCGGAAGTTTCCACAGTGTagaacataaaaatgaaaataacgCAGACATTTTTGGCGTAAGCGtaagcaaaaatgaaatggacATGAACCATAATAATTTCCGTGATCATGTCGTGAAGACGAATGCGGAcatggagaaggaagaaaggaaaagcggtttgatggaaaataaaagcaaCTGGGAGGGGGAAGATGAAAATCTGTTGAATGATGAAGCGGATTTTATAgatgaaggggaagaagtagaggaagaaaacgtGGATGAGAAAGACCTCATACTTCAGCGATATAAACATGGCACCAACATATTTGTCAACCTGGAcgatgtaaaaaaaaggtgcgtGGTGGTTGACTTTTACTCGGAAtgtttaaataaatataaaaatgaatgcagCTTTGTGTATTACCAAAACTATAACAGTAATAGTAACGTAATAATTAACGAAAATGTTGATATGATGGGACATATACACAGTCCTCATCATTTTTCATGTGAAAATATGGAGAACATGGGCAACATGCCCATTTCCAATGACAAATCAGCAATggcgaaagggaaaaatacgCCAAAAAATTCTAGCACCATAGGAAACGGGGTAGGTACATCCGTTATACCTGGTgaagattttaaaaattttaacctccaaaaaaagaagcaagaaTCGTTAGACCCCTTGTTAAAGTGCATAAATTCGCTCTCGGATAGGATAAACCTTCAGCATTTAGTGGGCGATCCAACAAC is a genomic window containing:
- a CDS encoding ubiquitin-protein ligase, putative; translation: MYRASGYLKLFSTVCALTFILLSGYHHCAYEKENKNVDFFSEAHELLDQGEYAKSFAFLRTCVHYDIRCLTLSGVFYYLGLEPVERDVINALYIWKVCADYGSADAQFYLGIMYSNYFSLPNLYSYYVEESKIEDTFVLWRVYLRLEGVYLRRSVIYCLRGEGAKCQVREKDEEENAKDTSEDGQIFRTPPVVTLTKNNKLTVKVKNIRYNTDELKWYFDNIENFPNRDYLEKNEKKVNFTRNHSLSLLYLYSSSLAKHPGSTLSLGIRYMNGYGVEKNCETASRYFLKLTSEIINADNRTHFEMTDLIKLSIPHYDQYNMNNRKIKNIELFLETSLHDNHRILTMIARRYLIGIDGVERNYKKALAYLTRAAKYDNSEAISLLGYIHLLGLGVKIDYSKATDYFIRGNKLNDPLSYNGLGYIHFFGLGSFKKNTHLAFYYFDLAAKSNLSSAQFNLACLYLSGVGIAQSFHNAFYWFYKALNNGNVLAAYTVGFMHYNGIIINRNCKVALSLMAKVAENNSFILSTSNKIIRYTEKGRIKEALFLMAQLAETGNVQAQIGISQNINNSKFALFLPANDKAKKVYASRYLAMASENNDFKSLFTLGDYAYQGHGLYVRIFPKNGLPFDELYDVNRDEYLFRFDAAKQTKKDEQFDEVKKDKQFVMATRAMTDEISSLDTPPNEIYSADFVDEQGLIFNDRWRFNYGLKFSFNEVDYNLAYHHYKSIISHYPNNFYVIQTISKACYNLGFMHYYGIGVAKNIQKALAYFNSSIKIYPTHKAPSVLFVLYIMFNKHLYNFKKKFKHLKWFLPL